In the Acidobacteriota bacterium genome, one interval contains:
- a CDS encoding M23 family metallopeptidase: MKRKRRRYHVVVLREDGKPVHNRVLEWIQVKRHLTVLGGVVGTLLLGTLAFLILAAWQGSLVKKNLDLSSKEHELRAAFSDLSRVLDQTRDRLNRSEHQLSLMEELARQQNLRLPSKSGVGGPSPSARPAPQSAVVGELAEQIHALKGDVDAMCEETQQLSAALEPHLQNLSRTPSIWPTKGFIISSFGARQDPFDGMPEYHEGIDISAPFGSPVSAAAEGVVVFAGYKRGYGNTVDISHGNGMVTRYAHLSKILVKPGQTLRRWQRIGNVGSSGRSTGAHLHYEVRKNDRALNPKRYLLF, from the coding sequence ATGAAGAGGAAGAGAAGGCGGTACCACGTCGTCGTGCTCCGTGAGGACGGGAAGCCCGTCCACAACCGCGTCCTGGAATGGATCCAGGTCAAGCGGCATCTCACGGTGCTCGGCGGGGTCGTGGGCACGCTTCTCCTGGGGACCCTGGCCTTCCTCATCCTGGCGGCCTGGCAAGGGTCCCTCGTGAAGAAGAACCTGGATCTCTCGTCCAAAGAGCACGAGTTGCGGGCGGCCTTCTCGGACCTGAGCCGGGTCCTCGACCAGACGCGCGACCGCCTGAACCGAAGCGAGCACCAGCTCTCGCTGATGGAGGAGCTGGCCCGGCAGCAGAACCTTCGGCTTCCCTCCAAGTCCGGAGTGGGAGGGCCCTCCCCCTCCGCGCGGCCGGCCCCGCAATCCGCCGTTGTGGGAGAATTGGCCGAACAGATCCACGCCCTGAAGGGCGACGTGGACGCGATGTGCGAGGAGACCCAGCAGCTCTCCGCGGCGTTGGAGCCCCACCTCCAGAACCTCTCGCGCACTCCCTCCATCTGGCCCACCAAGGGCTTCATCATCTCCTCCTTCGGAGCGCGGCAGGACCCCTTCGACGGGATGCCCGAATACCACGAAGGCATCGACATCTCGGCGCCCTTCGGTAGCCCCGTTTCGGCCGCCGCGGAGGGGGTGGTGGTCTTCGCTGGATACAAGCGGGGCTACGGCAACACCGTCGACATCAGCCACGGAAACGGAATGGTCACGCGCTACGCTCACCTCTCCAAGATCCTGGTCAAGCCGGGCCAGACCCTGCGGAGATGGCAGCGAATCGGCAACGTGGGGTCCTCCGGACGCAGCACCGGCGCCCATCTTCACTACGAAGTCCGCAAGAACGACCGTGCCCTCAACCCCAAGCGGTACCTTCTCTTCTGA
- a CDS encoding DUF5916 domain-containing protein: MTTRRLQRFLSAALFTSALAHGLHAGTPSDAPAGSHVLRIRRTEGAIRVDGDLSDPGWKDAAQIAEFFETNPGDNVPPKVGTTAWVTYDEKNFYVAIRCDDPDPSSIRAPYVDRDNVYSDQDFAGIMLDTRGDGRSALELFVNPRGIHDDGVINDANGNEDFSPDLFWDSAGRITESGWQVEMALPFASLRYTGSSPTWRLLVYRNRPREFRYQMFSRPLPRDNNSLLAQAALVEGLQGLPTGAHWVAAPYVSGQGDWKPEGGPGGPLSRRETDWDAGLDVKWMPSADHALDLTVNPDFSQVESDAAQISVNQRFALFYPEKRPFFMEGVDLLDTPLDAVYTRTITDPKWGVRSTGKIDGTEYTLLVAEDRGGGSVILPGPQYSTLAPQDFSSTAAVARIRRSLGRSFAGLLVTGRENEDGSYNRLLGPDFQWRPTDRDTLALQVLYSRTRTPDRPDLDALWDGREMSGTAAHFKWAREARNYYGVFRYEDVGAGFRADNGYVPRVGYRSARIDAGPIFYPKEGFFNKIVPDFVASAYWDRKGDLLERHLWPGLFVQGKRSLYGSIYFNRDAVRVGDVLLRRSVVYFEGSLSPSAFLARLSCHGTVGGQYDYANVRTGSGADVHLSATVRPTDHLTLQFDGARQWVDSERYGLKGRLFTAQTARLKALYILSSKAFLRAIVQYEDVRQDPRLHPYAVPRRSGALSSSVLYAYRLNWQTVLYVGAGDNQVLDPAGARLKAGRQVFFKVSYAFQR, translated from the coding sequence ATGACGACGCGCCGACTCCAGCGATTCCTCTCCGCCGCTCTCTTCACCTCCGCCCTGGCCCACGGGCTCCACGCGGGGACGCCCTCCGACGCTCCGGCCGGATCCCACGTCCTGCGGATCCGGAGGACGGAGGGAGCCATCCGCGTGGACGGTGACCTCTCGGATCCCGGGTGGAAGGACGCGGCGCAGATCGCGGAGTTCTTCGAGACCAACCCCGGGGACAACGTCCCCCCCAAAGTGGGCACGACCGCGTGGGTCACCTACGACGAAAAGAACTTCTACGTGGCCATCCGCTGCGATGATCCCGACCCCTCCTCCATCCGGGCTCCCTACGTGGACCGCGACAACGTGTACTCGGACCAGGACTTCGCCGGAATCATGCTGGACACGCGGGGGGACGGGCGTTCGGCCCTCGAGCTCTTCGTGAACCCGCGCGGGATCCACGACGACGGCGTGATCAACGACGCCAACGGCAACGAGGACTTCTCGCCCGACCTTTTCTGGGATTCCGCCGGCCGAATCACCGAATCCGGCTGGCAGGTGGAGATGGCCCTCCCCTTCGCGAGCCTTCGGTACACCGGCTCCTCCCCCACGTGGCGCCTTCTCGTCTACCGGAACCGTCCGCGGGAGTTCCGCTACCAGATGTTCAGCCGCCCCCTTCCGAGGGACAACAATTCCCTCCTGGCGCAGGCGGCCCTCGTCGAGGGCCTCCAGGGCCTGCCCACGGGGGCCCACTGGGTGGCCGCCCCCTACGTCTCTGGGCAAGGAGACTGGAAGCCCGAAGGCGGGCCCGGCGGGCCGCTCTCCCGCCGCGAGACGGATTGGGACGCGGGGCTCGACGTGAAATGGATGCCGAGCGCCGACCACGCCCTGGACCTCACCGTAAACCCGGACTTCTCCCAGGTCGAATCGGACGCGGCGCAGATTTCGGTGAACCAGCGCTTCGCCCTCTTCTACCCGGAGAAGCGGCCCTTCTTCATGGAGGGTGTGGACCTCCTCGACACGCCCCTCGACGCCGTGTACACGCGCACCATCACGGACCCCAAGTGGGGCGTGCGCTCCACGGGAAAGATCGACGGGACGGAATACACGCTCCTCGTGGCCGAGGACCGGGGCGGAGGCAGCGTGATCCTCCCCGGACCCCAGTACTCGACCCTCGCTCCGCAGGACTTCTCCTCCACGGCGGCCGTCGCCCGCATCCGGCGCAGTCTAGGCCGGTCCTTCGCCGGACTCCTCGTCACGGGCCGGGAGAACGAGGACGGAAGCTACAACCGTCTCCTCGGCCCCGACTTCCAGTGGAGGCCCACGGATCGGGACACGTTGGCCCTCCAGGTCCTCTACTCCCGCACCCGCACGCCCGATCGCCCGGACCTGGATGCCCTCTGGGACGGGCGGGAGATGTCGGGAACGGCGGCCCACTTCAAGTGGGCCCGCGAGGCCCGCAATTACTACGGGGTGTTTCGCTACGAAGACGTGGGAGCCGGATTTCGCGCGGACAACGGCTACGTCCCGCGGGTCGGGTACCGGAGCGCGAGAATCGACGCGGGGCCGATCTTCTACCCCAAGGAGGGCTTTTTCAACAAGATCGTCCCCGATTTCGTGGCCAGCGCTTACTGGGACCGAAAGGGAGACCTTCTGGAGCGACACCTCTGGCCCGGCCTTTTCGTACAAGGCAAGCGCAGTCTCTACGGGTCCATCTACTTCAACCGGGACGCTGTGCGCGTCGGCGACGTCCTCCTGCGCCGCTCCGTGGTGTATTTCGAGGGGAGCCTCTCCCCCTCCGCCTTCCTCGCGCGCCTCTCCTGCCACGGCACGGTGGGCGGCCAGTATGACTACGCCAACGTCCGCACGGGGAGCGGGGCCGACGTCCACCTTTCGGCCACGGTGCGCCCGACCGATCACCTCACCCTCCAATTCGACGGGGCCAGGCAATGGGTGGACAGCGAGCGCTACGGCCTGAAGGGCCGGCTGTTCACGGCCCAGACGGCCCGCCTCAAGGCCCTGTACATCCTGTCGTCCAAGGCGTTCCTGAGGGCCATCGTCCAGTACGAAGACGTGCGCCAGGACCCGCGCCTCCACCCCTACGCCGTTCCGCGAAGGAGCGGGGCCCTCTCCTCGTCGGTCCTGTACGCCTACCGCCTCAACTGGCAGACGGTCCTCTACGTCGGCGCCGGCGACAACCAGGTGCTGGACCCCGCGGGCGCCCGCCTCAAGGCCGGGAGACAGGTCTTCTTCAAGGTCAGCTACGCCTTCCAGCGCTAG
- the secA gene encoding preprotein translocase subunit SecA, with amino-acid sequence MFLDSALAKIFGTKHERDIKAIQPTVFAVNEWEPRLVGLSDEALRDKTAEFKTRIQGLLAEGLSQQEALDQVLPEAFAVAREGAKRALGMRPFDVQVIGGVVLHQGKIAEMKTGEGKTLVAVLPVYLNALTGRGVHVVTVNDYLARRDADWMGQVYRFLGLTVGCIQQEMGNAERQAAYACDITYGQNNEFGFDYLRDNMKYRLEDMVQRGHHFALVDEVDSILVDEARTPLIISGPSDERTDKYYAANSVIPLLQKERDYTVDEKQRTAVLTEEGVARCEKTLNLQNLYDPANMEILHCLNQALVAHKLYHRDVEYMIRDGEILIVDEFTGRVMPGRRWSDGLHQAIEAKEGVKIQQENQTLATITFQNYFRLYEKLAGMTGTADTEAAEFDKIYKLDVVVIPPNKPMIRKDHADLVYRTEPEKWEAAADEIQELHDKGQPVLVGTISIEKSEKMSALLKRRGIPHVVLNAKYHEKEAEIVAQAGRKGSVTIATNMAGRGTDILLGGNPEGLARTKADPELHPEEYTRMLAQFREICAREHEEVVSLGGLHILGTERHESRRIDNQLRGRSGRQGDPGSSRFYLSLEDDLMRLFGGDRLKGMMGRLGMEEGVPIEHPWVTKSIERAQTSVEARNFDIRKHLLEYDDVMNKQRTSVYGLRKRILAKEGLRDYLFETAGMLLDWILDQYVSEESGGGDWDVEGLKTQIRHYFGLDLAAAGIDPNEIPRAELRERIERAYSAKYEEKERRLPPEMMREYERLVMLQVIDNQWKDHLLSMDHLKEGIGLRAYGQRDPLVEYKREGFELFSAMMDRAEEEIVRYLFLLEPVLQQEERKVARREQAYSYSAPEKEAKPAAKPAVRKSEKVGRNDPCPCGSGKKYKKCCGAGT; translated from the coding sequence ATGTTTTTGGATTCGGCCCTCGCCAAGATCTTCGGGACCAAGCACGAACGCGACATCAAGGCCATCCAGCCCACCGTCTTCGCCGTCAACGAGTGGGAGCCGCGCCTCGTCGGCCTCAGCGACGAAGCCCTGAGGGACAAGACCGCCGAGTTCAAGACCCGAATCCAGGGTCTTCTCGCCGAGGGGCTCTCCCAGCAGGAAGCGCTGGATCAGGTCCTGCCCGAGGCTTTCGCCGTGGCGCGAGAGGGGGCCAAGCGGGCCTTGGGGATGCGCCCCTTCGACGTTCAGGTCATCGGAGGCGTGGTCCTCCATCAGGGCAAGATCGCCGAAATGAAGACCGGCGAAGGAAAAACGCTCGTGGCCGTGCTCCCCGTCTACCTCAACGCCCTCACGGGACGCGGCGTCCACGTGGTCACGGTGAACGACTATCTGGCCCGGCGCGACGCGGACTGGATGGGGCAGGTCTACCGCTTCCTCGGCCTCACGGTCGGGTGCATTCAGCAGGAAATGGGGAACGCCGAGCGCCAGGCCGCCTACGCGTGCGACATCACGTACGGCCAAAACAACGAGTTCGGCTTCGACTACCTCCGCGACAACATGAAGTACCGCCTCGAGGACATGGTCCAGCGAGGCCACCACTTCGCCCTGGTGGACGAGGTGGACTCCATTCTCGTGGACGAGGCCCGAACGCCGCTCATCATCTCGGGCCCCTCCGACGAGAGGACCGACAAGTACTACGCCGCGAACAGCGTCATCCCCCTCCTGCAAAAGGAGCGGGACTACACGGTGGACGAGAAGCAGCGCACCGCCGTCCTCACGGAGGAGGGCGTGGCGCGCTGCGAGAAGACCCTGAACCTGCAGAACCTCTACGATCCAGCCAACATGGAGATCCTTCACTGCCTCAACCAGGCGCTGGTGGCCCACAAGCTCTACCACCGGGACGTGGAGTACATGATCCGGGACGGGGAGATCCTCATCGTGGACGAGTTCACCGGCCGCGTCATGCCGGGAAGGCGGTGGAGCGACGGCCTCCACCAGGCCATCGAGGCCAAGGAGGGGGTGAAGATCCAGCAGGAGAATCAGACGCTGGCCACCATCACCTTCCAGAACTATTTCCGGCTCTACGAGAAGCTGGCCGGCATGACCGGCACCGCGGATACGGAAGCCGCGGAGTTCGACAAGATCTACAAGCTCGACGTCGTGGTCATCCCGCCCAACAAGCCCATGATCCGCAAGGACCACGCCGACCTCGTGTACCGGACCGAGCCCGAGAAATGGGAGGCGGCGGCCGACGAGATCCAGGAGCTGCACGACAAGGGCCAGCCCGTGCTCGTGGGCACCATCTCCATCGAGAAGAGCGAGAAGATGAGCGCGCTCCTCAAGAGGCGCGGCATACCCCACGTCGTGCTCAACGCCAAGTACCACGAGAAGGAGGCCGAGATCGTGGCCCAAGCGGGCCGCAAGGGCTCCGTCACCATCGCCACGAACATGGCCGGGCGGGGCACCGACATCCTCCTGGGGGGCAACCCGGAGGGGCTGGCCAGGACCAAGGCCGACCCCGAGCTCCACCCAGAGGAGTACACGCGCATGCTGGCCCAGTTCCGGGAGATCTGCGCTCGCGAGCACGAGGAAGTCGTTTCCCTCGGGGGTCTCCACATCCTAGGCACCGAGCGCCACGAGTCCCGCCGCATCGACAACCAGCTGAGGGGACGCTCCGGCCGGCAGGGCGATCCCGGGTCCTCGCGCTTCTACCTCTCCCTCGAGGATGACCTCATGCGCCTCTTCGGAGGAGACCGGCTCAAGGGCATGATGGGCCGCCTCGGGATGGAGGAGGGCGTGCCCATCGAACACCCGTGGGTCACCAAGTCCATCGAGCGCGCGCAGACCTCCGTGGAGGCCCGGAACTTCGACATCCGCAAGCACCTGCTCGAATACGACGACGTCATGAACAAGCAGCGGACCTCGGTCTACGGACTGAGGAAGAGGATCCTCGCCAAGGAGGGCCTCCGGGACTACCTCTTCGAAACGGCGGGCATGCTCCTCGACTGGATCCTCGACCAGTACGTCTCCGAGGAGAGCGGCGGGGGCGACTGGGACGTAGAGGGCCTGAAGACCCAGATCCGGCACTACTTCGGGCTCGACCTCGCCGCCGCGGGGATCGATCCGAACGAAATCCCCAGGGCGGAACTGCGCGAGCGGATCGAGCGGGCCTACTCCGCCAAGTACGAGGAAAAGGAGCGGAGGCTGCCCCCGGAGATGATGCGGGAGTACGAGCGCCTCGTGATGCTCCAGGTCATCGACAATCAGTGGAAGGACCACCTCCTCTCCATGGACCACCTGAAGGAGGGCATCGGCCTCCGCGCCTACGGCCAGCGCGATCCTCTCGTCGAATACAAGCGGGAGGGCTTCGAGCTGTTCTCCGCGATGATGGACCGCGCGGAGGAGGAGATCGTCCGGTACCTCTTCCTCCTGGAGCCCGTCCTCCAGCAGGAGGAGAGGAAGGTCGCCCGGCGCGAGCAGGCCTATTCCTACTCCGCACCGGAGAAGGAGGCGAAGCCCGCCGCCAAGCCCGCCGTCCGCAAGAGCGAGAAGGTGGGCCGCAATGACCCCTGCCCCTGCGGGTCGGGGAAGAAGTACAAGAAATGTTGCGGGGCGGGCACTTGA
- a CDS encoding DUF5343 domain-containing protein, with protein MTRKALGTPPYVPRKGLRAILDHVQAHQAGDILSKDELHKRGLSSHWTYPALAALRFLGILDEEDRLTGKHAAFNREQPDREAQQKILREAYEDFFAAVGLPLRSQDELRLRFQEVYDLSDRVTSSAFPVFQTLLEESGLILVAPRERGEEAAAAAPRGGELEEGDEGADTLLARRPLSGEEELRVRHAGYQIVLNLHVTKYTTEKDIMRMIRTANRAIHLMKKSGDKH; from the coding sequence ATGACGCGAAAGGCCCTTGGCACGCCGCCCTACGTACCCCGTAAAGGCCTTCGGGCCATCCTGGACCACGTCCAGGCCCACCAGGCGGGCGACATACTCTCCAAAGACGAACTTCACAAGCGCGGCCTTTCCTCCCACTGGACCTATCCCGCCCTCGCGGCCCTGCGGTTCCTGGGCATCCTGGACGAGGAGGACCGGCTCACCGGAAAGCACGCCGCGTTCAACCGCGAACAGCCCGATCGGGAGGCCCAGCAGAAGATCCTCAGGGAGGCGTACGAGGACTTCTTCGCGGCCGTCGGACTGCCCCTGCGCTCCCAGGACGAGCTCCGCCTCCGCTTCCAGGAGGTGTACGACCTGAGCGACCGCGTGACGAGTTCGGCCTTCCCCGTCTTCCAGACCCTTCTCGAGGAATCCGGCCTCATCCTGGTGGCGCCGCGCGAACGAGGCGAGGAGGCCGCGGCGGCCGCTCCGCGCGGAGGGGAGTTGGAGGAGGGTGACGAGGGCGCCGACACCCTCCTCGCCCGGCGCCCCCTCTCGGGCGAGGAAGAACTGAGGGTCCGCCACGCGGGCTACCAGATCGTTCTGAACCTTCACGTGACCAAGTACACGACCGAAAAGGACATCATGCGGATGATCCGGACGGCGAACCGGGCCATCCACCTCATGAAGAAGTCCGGCGACAAGCACTGA
- the lepB gene encoding signal peptidase I — protein sequence MRILEGHPRLKAFLFPPMNAAFLIRASAVALFSALFFGFVLRPFVVRGESMDPTYRDGTFHFLLRPYYLFSAPERGDVVAVRLAGERVLLLKRVVALAGQEVSFRGGTLFVDGVAQEEPYVKGPCDWDLPPRRVEAGKVYVVGDNRSVPMEQHDFGQVSVHRLVGRPLW from the coding sequence ATGAGGATCCTCGAGGGTCATCCGCGGCTGAAGGCCTTCCTTTTTCCCCCGATGAACGCGGCCTTCCTCATCCGCGCCTCGGCGGTGGCCCTCTTCTCGGCCCTCTTCTTCGGCTTTGTCCTGCGGCCCTTCGTCGTCCGCGGGGAGAGCATGGACCCGACTTACCGGGACGGGACCTTTCATTTCCTCCTGAGGCCGTACTACCTCTTCTCCGCGCCGGAGCGCGGCGACGTGGTGGCCGTCCGTCTGGCGGGGGAGCGGGTGCTTCTTCTCAAGCGGGTGGTGGCCCTCGCGGGGCAGGAAGTTTCCTTTCGGGGTGGAACCCTCTTCGTGGACGGCGTCGCTCAGGAGGAGCCCTACGTGAAGGGCCCCTGCGACTGGGACCTGCCGCCCCGGCGCGTGGAGGCGGGCAAGGTGTACGTGGTGGGCGACAACCGGAGCGTGCCCATGGAGCAGCACGATTTCGGCCAGGTCTCCGTTCATCGTCTGGTGGGGAGGCCCCTGTGGTGA
- a CDS encoding acyltransferase, whose protein sequence is MVLAFLPSWLLGPLVFLLFVGNTVLWSLPLYIMALFKILLPFRGWRRAWTRAITAIAETWTTFNNWGLSLTQRIHWDVRGVEGLTRKGWYLVSCNHRSWVDIVVLQRIFNRRIPFPKFFLKRSLAWVPLLGGAWWALDYPFMRRYSRSYLERHPEKRGKDLETTRKACERFAGVPVTILNFLEGTRFSRAKHALQESPYRHLLRPKAGGLAFVLAAMGDRMRHLLDVTIVYPKESPTLWDLLSGKLRKIVVHVERLEIPEEFSRGDYLDDPVLRERFQEWVRELWARKDALIERLRQEAGFLSAPPQPA, encoded by the coding sequence ATGGTTCTGGCCTTTCTCCCTTCCTGGCTCCTCGGTCCCCTCGTCTTCCTTCTTTTCGTGGGCAACACGGTCCTTTGGAGTCTTCCGCTCTATATCATGGCCCTGTTCAAGATCCTCCTGCCTTTCCGCGGATGGAGGAGGGCCTGGACCAGGGCCATCACGGCCATCGCCGAGACCTGGACGACCTTCAACAACTGGGGCCTCTCTCTGACCCAGAGGATCCACTGGGACGTCCGCGGAGTGGAGGGGCTCACCCGGAAGGGCTGGTACCTCGTGTCCTGCAACCACCGCTCCTGGGTGGACATCGTGGTTTTGCAGAGGATCTTCAACCGGCGCATCCCCTTCCCGAAGTTCTTCCTCAAGCGCAGCCTGGCCTGGGTCCCGCTTCTCGGCGGCGCCTGGTGGGCCCTGGACTACCCCTTCATGCGGCGGTATTCCCGGTCTTATCTCGAGAGACATCCGGAGAAGCGCGGAAAGGACTTGGAGACCACCCGCAAGGCCTGCGAGCGGTTCGCCGGAGTCCCCGTGACCATCCTGAACTTCCTCGAAGGGACACGCTTCTCACGTGCCAAGCACGCCCTCCAGGAATCGCCCTATCGGCACCTGCTCCGGCCCAAAGCCGGAGGTCTCGCCTTCGTCCTGGCCGCCATGGGGGACCGGATGCGCCACCTTCTCGACGTGACCATCGTGTACCCGAAAGAGAGCCCCACGCTCTGGGACCTCCTATCGGGCAAGCTCCGGAAGATCGTCGTCCACGTGGAGCGCCTGGAGATCCCCGAGGAGTTCAGCCGGGGCGATTACCTGGACGACCCGGTCCTGCGGGAGCGTTTTCAGGAGTGGGTCCGCGAACTCTGGGCCCGCAAGGACGCCCTCATCGAGCGCCTGCGCCAGGAGGCGGGATTCCTTTCGGCCCCTCCCCAGCCGGCCTGA
- a CDS encoding serine hydrolase domain-containing protein: MRAARTALVLLSSLFLCRSSAAQAPAAHLPDTLAGRCAGAYLEAFNGEDEAALRTFFETCMVKDFPSRRPLKDAVAMTLGIRAQTGRLSLERVSTSSETLLGLLLKSEKDGWVELTFRLSTAEPGRFEGILFDEAELPGSGEARPETLSALPGAVSALLKSRWETGEFSGVVLAAVGDRVVVHECAGLADRSFAVPVTRDTKFNLGSINKLFTRIAVAQLAEKGRLSLDDTVGKILPDYPNPEVAAQVTVRHLLDFTSGMGDFFGEKFDAIPKDRLRDNRDYLSLFAADPLQFEPGTSRRYSNAGYVVLGLIVEKVSGKSYYDYIRENIYGPAGMTDTDSFEADVPVANLAEGYTRNWGGSEHAGEPPRSNIYSRPARGSSAGGGYSTAPDLFRFAGALKAGRLLGPDFTRWVLGGPEPGRPESGPGGQEPPSLVVAGGAPGIHAFLAMEGDLVVVSLANLDPPSAGNVGRKVLNWLRNVEGSSGDPVRPAGEGPKGIPPPGAGAR, from the coding sequence ATGCGCGCCGCTCGAACGGCCCTGGTCCTGCTGTCGTCGCTTTTCCTGTGCCGTTCCTCCGCCGCCCAGGCGCCCGCCGCGCATCTGCCGGATACGCTTGCCGGGCGCTGCGCTGGCGCGTACCTGGAGGCCTTCAACGGGGAAGACGAGGCCGCCCTCCGGACCTTCTTCGAGACCTGCATGGTGAAGGACTTCCCCTCCCGCAGGCCGCTGAAGGACGCCGTGGCGATGACCCTCGGCATCCGCGCCCAGACGGGCCGCCTCTCCCTCGAGCGGGTCTCCACGTCTTCGGAGACCCTCCTGGGTCTTCTTCTCAAGAGCGAAAAGGACGGATGGGTCGAGTTGACCTTCCGGCTCTCCACCGCGGAGCCCGGCCGGTTCGAGGGGATCCTGTTCGACGAGGCCGAGCTGCCGGGGTCAGGCGAGGCCCGTCCGGAAACCTTGTCCGCCCTACCCGGGGCCGTCTCGGCCCTCCTGAAGTCCCGCTGGGAGACGGGGGAATTTTCCGGTGTGGTCCTCGCGGCCGTGGGAGACCGGGTGGTCGTCCACGAGTGCGCGGGCCTCGCGGACCGTTCCTTCGCGGTTCCCGTCACGAGGGACACGAAATTCAACCTCGGATCCATCAACAAGCTCTTTACGCGGATCGCCGTGGCGCAGCTCGCCGAGAAGGGCCGCCTCTCCCTCGACGACACGGTCGGAAAAATCCTTCCCGACTATCCCAACCCGGAGGTGGCGGCCCAGGTCACCGTGAGGCACCTGCTGGATTTCACCTCCGGAATGGGCGACTTCTTCGGGGAGAAGTTCGACGCGATCCCGAAGGACCGGTTGAGGGACAACCGCGATTACCTTTCCCTGTTCGCGGCCGACCCGCTCCAGTTCGAGCCGGGGACCTCCCGGCGGTACTCCAACGCGGGGTATGTGGTTCTGGGCCTCATCGTCGAGAAGGTCTCGGGGAAGAGCTATTACGACTACATCCGGGAGAACATCTACGGGCCGGCCGGGATGACCGACACGGACTCCTTCGAAGCCGATGTCCCCGTGGCCAATCTGGCCGAGGGTTACACCCGCAATTGGGGCGGTTCCGAGCATGCCGGAGAGCCCCCCCGGTCCAACATTTACTCGCGGCCCGCCCGGGGGAGTTCCGCGGGAGGGGGCTACTCCACCGCGCCCGATCTGTTCCGGTTCGCCGGCGCGCTCAAGGCGGGAAGACTCCTCGGACCCGATTTCACGCGCTGGGTCCTGGGCGGGCCTGAGCCGGGCAGGCCGGAGAGCGGCCCCGGGGGGCAGGAACCGCCGAGCCTGGTCGTGGCCGGCGGGGCGCCCGGCATCCATGCCTTCCTCGCGATGGAGGGAGACCTCGTGGTCGTTTCCCTGGCCAACCTGGACCCGCCCTCGGCGGGCAACGTGGGGCGGAAGGTCCTGAACTGGCTGCGGAACGTGGAAGGGAGTTCCGGGGATCCGGTCAGGCCGGCTGGGGAGGGGCCGAAAGGAATCCCGCCTCCTGGCGCAGGCGCTCGATGA
- a CDS encoding SPFH domain-containing protein encodes MATKYLEVIEWLDDTGKEMVHRHEMGGELKLGAQLVVQESQWAVFFRDGRALDVFGPGRHTLTTLNLPLLNKYVNMPFGGTSPFRADVYYVNRKVFTDMKWGTKEPVLFRDSEFQMIRLRAFGKFATKVRDPQLFINTIVGSQGVQTSEGVENYAKDMIVARLNDVLGENLKTILDLARLYDEFSEALKSRVRDDFAKYGLELVDFFIGAITPPEEVQKVVDERSGMAAVGNMGAYMQFKAAKSMEEA; translated from the coding sequence ATGGCGACGAAATACCTGGAAGTGATCGAATGGCTCGACGACACCGGCAAGGAGATGGTGCACCGCCACGAGATGGGCGGCGAACTGAAGCTGGGGGCCCAGCTGGTGGTTCAGGAGAGCCAGTGGGCGGTGTTCTTCCGTGACGGCCGCGCCCTGGACGTCTTCGGGCCTGGGCGCCACACCCTCACCACCCTCAACCTCCCGCTCCTGAACAAGTACGTGAACATGCCCTTCGGAGGCACCTCCCCCTTCCGGGCCGACGTGTACTACGTCAACCGCAAAGTCTTCACCGACATGAAGTGGGGCACGAAAGAACCCGTTCTCTTCCGCGACTCGGAATTCCAGATGATCCGCCTCCGCGCCTTCGGAAAGTTCGCCACCAAGGTGCGGGACCCCCAGCTCTTCATCAACACCATCGTGGGAAGCCAGGGCGTCCAGACCTCCGAAGGCGTCGAGAATTACGCCAAGGACATGATCGTCGCGAGGCTCAACGACGTCCTGGGCGAGAACCTGAAGACCATCCTCGACCTCGCGCGCCTGTACGACGAGTTCTCCGAGGCGCTGAAGTCCCGCGTGAGGGACGATTTCGCCAAGTACGGATTGGAGCTCGTGGACTTTTTCATCGGCGCCATCACTCCCCCCGAGGAAGTGCAGAAGGTCGTGGACGAGCGGAGCGGCATGGCCGCCGTGGGCAACATGGGGGCCTACATGCAGTTCAAGGCCGCCAAGTCCATGGAGGAGGC